In the Sinorhizobium garamanticum genome, one interval contains:
- a CDS encoding DMT family transporter, whose product MNALPLILVFAAGLNSCIGNILLKWSRASLPAHAGLSDTFLSPGFAGGLAFYGINVVLFAKALDSMEVSVAYPILAGSGFAMLMVASRYIFGEPFHLHKWIGLAFVLVGIIFLARGN is encoded by the coding sequence ATGAATGCGCTACCACTAATCCTGGTTTTTGCTGCGGGCCTGAATTCCTGTATCGGCAACATATTGCTGAAATGGAGCCGGGCTTCACTGCCTGCCCACGCCGGTCTCTCCGATACGTTTCTCTCTCCCGGCTTTGCAGGCGGACTGGCATTTTATGGCATCAACGTCGTATTATTTGCAAAGGCCCTAGACTCCATGGAGGTGTCAGTCGCTTACCCGATTTTGGCAGGCTCCGGATTCGCGATGCTGATGGTGGCGTCACGTTATATTTTTGGAGAACCGTTCCACCTGCACAAATGGATCGGTCTCGCCTTTGTCTTAGTCGGCATTATCTTTCTGGCGCGAGGAAACTGA
- a CDS encoding radical SAM protein, with protein sequence MNREALNSLNDIDADYPVPRVYDFLSCPENSAFLQYVFKDPFGCHVFPGDISRYPRDSFFDDMDRDIKQAKQIHLWSYIPTCRYRCHFCQYPTVTLNPEATSSLAVFRELVDYNIKEATIWLRSVPCLAQAEVGEFNIFGGTPSLLPEPELRRLMDFYRSHFNFSAATMRFEGEPRTLTKDYLRLLKELGFTKISFGAQAFNDRIITACGRMHSAEECVGTIYNAGEVGFEWVSVDLIYGMLGQSVDDVKYDMEKTLELDLSHVVCTKLHMEEFMKKRTGVSGERESLWQKKGRVNINNMTFPGLGKQYQMRELVEQYLLPGYVEHPTMYFHRNNQHPEKWKGLITDLDTQYPEVAIGLGGSSKCTWAEAINITGYKKYKEALDENRLPIEESRGVSSLQREVNAFKMALSTLVPVNDNVFRQRFEGRSFFDNPIIRRTLMTLVDKALVTADRDAVTLTPNGVTLVEAIINTQFLAPEARGAH encoded by the coding sequence ATGAATAGAGAAGCTCTGAACTCGCTGAACGATATCGATGCGGACTATCCGGTGCCGCGAGTATACGATTTTCTCTCGTGCCCGGAGAACAGCGCATTTCTGCAGTATGTGTTTAAAGATCCGTTCGGTTGCCACGTTTTCCCCGGTGATATCTCCCGTTATCCACGCGATTCTTTTTTCGATGACATGGACCGTGATATCAAACAGGCAAAGCAGATACACCTGTGGTCGTATATCCCCACCTGCCGCTACCGTTGCCATTTCTGCCAATACCCAACGGTTACTCTAAACCCAGAGGCCACTTCCTCGCTGGCTGTGTTCCGGGAACTAGTAGATTATAATATCAAAGAGGCCACCATCTGGCTTCGGAGCGTTCCGTGCCTTGCACAGGCCGAAGTCGGCGAATTTAACATCTTCGGTGGCACGCCATCACTGCTTCCTGAACCTGAGCTACGGCGCCTGATGGATTTTTACCGGAGCCATTTTAACTTTTCTGCCGCCACCATGCGCTTTGAAGGCGAGCCTCGGACCCTCACTAAAGACTATCTGCGGCTGTTAAAAGAGTTGGGTTTTACCAAAATAAGCTTCGGTGCTCAGGCCTTCAACGACCGCATTATCACGGCCTGCGGACGTATGCATTCTGCCGAAGAGTGTGTGGGAACCATCTATAACGCGGGCGAAGTCGGGTTCGAATGGGTCAGCGTTGACCTTATCTACGGCATGTTGGGCCAGAGCGTGGATGACGTGAAATATGACATGGAGAAAACCCTCGAGCTGGACCTTTCACACGTAGTCTGCACCAAGTTGCACATGGAAGAGTTCATGAAAAAGCGTACCGGCGTTTCCGGGGAACGAGAAAGCCTGTGGCAGAAAAAGGGCCGTGTTAATATCAACAACATGACTTTCCCGGGGCTCGGCAAGCAGTATCAGATGCGCGAACTGGTCGAACAGTATCTCTTGCCAGGTTATGTGGAACACCCGACGATGTATTTCCACCGGAATAATCAGCATCCGGAAAAATGGAAAGGGTTAATCACCGACCTTGATACGCAGTACCCGGAAGTGGCAATTGGCCTCGGTGGTAGCTCGAAATGCACCTGGGCCGAAGCCATCAACATCACCGGCTACAAAAAATACAAGGAAGCGCTGGATGAAAACCGTCTGCCCATTGAGGAAAGCCGGGGCGTCTCCTCGCTTCAGCGCGAAGTTAACGCCTTCAAAATGGCGCTTTCCACGCTGGTTCCGGTGAATGACAATGTGTTCAGACAACGTTTTGAAGGCAGAAGCTTTTTCGACAACCCGATTATCCGCCGCACGCTCATGACACTAGTCGATAAAGCGCTGGTCACCGCCGACAGGGATGCGGTGACGCTCACCCCCAACGGGGTAACGCTAGTCGAAGCCATAATCAACACCCAGTTCCTAGCACCCGAAGCCCGAGGAGCACACTAG
- a CDS encoding GMC family oxidoreductase N-terminal domain-containing protein, translating to MKGSFRRNSELQLEADAVIIGSGAGGASVSDVLTAAGLSVIMLEEGGHVPPSSAPRVASEAFAAAWRSGGLTAAIGRPPIAYAEGCCVGGGTEINSAIAQRADSDLLDQWRKLYKIENFTPDELARYYERAETTVNASLTSGPLGRPTDILRLGGKALGWKVSELKRGQRGCKGANRCSFVCPNGAKQSMAVTVLPKAVDRGMRLFARTRVDKICIEKGRATVVVAHSQDPVGQAVHMRVRAGLVFVCAGAIHTPALLRRSSLRKRIGDTLRIHPTIRVTALFDEPVDAHQSRLPLTAVTEFMPEQRIGGSVFTPAVFGLSLAEDWTNRGDLMQAWRFCGSYYGMIRPRGVGLVRPLAGINEPLVRFKLAPEDWIALGQVLTRVGRAMFAADARKVLPSISGHEGWTSPDEVDEFWNKPLPKGSTNLMTIHLFSTCPPGEHRDACAVDSYGRVRGVENLFVADGSLIPEAPGVNPQMTIMALAFRVAEAALSHSAQERARSAARE from the coding sequence ATGAAAGGCAGTTTTCGTCGGAACAGCGAACTCCAACTGGAAGCCGATGCGGTGATTATCGGCTCCGGTGCGGGCGGTGCAAGCGTTTCAGATGTACTTACAGCTGCCGGTTTGTCTGTGATCATGCTTGAAGAAGGTGGGCATGTTCCCCCATCATCGGCTCCTCGTGTCGCAAGTGAAGCATTCGCGGCAGCCTGGCGCAGCGGAGGATTAACCGCCGCGATCGGCCGCCCCCCCATTGCTTATGCGGAAGGCTGTTGCGTTGGGGGAGGAACAGAAATCAACAGCGCGATTGCCCAGCGAGCCGATAGCGATCTCCTTGATCAATGGCGCAAGCTTTACAAGATCGAGAATTTTACTCCGGACGAACTGGCGCGATATTACGAGCGCGCGGAGACAACGGTAAATGCAAGCCTGACCTCCGGTCCGCTCGGACGTCCCACCGACATTCTGCGGCTGGGTGGGAAAGCGCTCGGCTGGAAAGTGTCGGAGCTGAAACGGGGGCAGCGTGGCTGCAAAGGCGCCAATCGGTGTTCGTTTGTTTGTCCGAACGGCGCCAAGCAGTCCATGGCGGTGACTGTTCTCCCAAAGGCGGTGGACCGAGGCATGCGGCTGTTTGCGCGAACGCGTGTGGACAAGATCTGCATTGAGAAAGGACGTGCCACAGTAGTCGTCGCCCATTCCCAGGACCCCGTCGGACAAGCCGTGCACATGCGTGTAAGAGCCGGACTGGTGTTTGTCTGCGCGGGAGCAATTCACACACCAGCGCTTTTGCGCCGTTCTAGCCTGCGGAAACGCATTGGCGATACGCTGCGCATTCATCCGACGATCAGAGTGACGGCCCTGTTTGATGAACCTGTTGATGCGCATCAGTCACGCCTTCCGCTGACAGCCGTTACCGAATTCATGCCGGAGCAGCGCATCGGGGGGTCGGTGTTCACGCCCGCGGTCTTTGGCCTCTCACTTGCCGAAGACTGGACCAATCGCGGCGATTTGATGCAGGCTTGGCGTTTTTGCGGCTCGTATTATGGCATGATACGACCTCGCGGGGTGGGCTTGGTGAGACCTCTTGCCGGTATTAATGAGCCGCTTGTCAGGTTCAAACTCGCCCCTGAGGACTGGATCGCTTTGGGCCAGGTTCTCACCCGCGTCGGCCGGGCGATGTTTGCGGCCGATGCCCGCAAGGTACTCCCAAGCATATCCGGCCATGAGGGCTGGACAAGCCCTGATGAGGTCGATGAATTCTGGAACAAACCTCTGCCCAAAGGGTCGACCAACCTGATGACCATACACCTGTTTTCCACCTGCCCACCCGGCGAGCATAGGGACGCTTGCGCCGTCGACAGTTACGGACGGGTGCGCGGCGTCGAAAACCTCTTTGTCGCCGATGGCAGCCTCATTCCTGAGGCGCCCGGCGTCAATCCCCAGATGACGATCATGGCTCTGGCATTCCGGGTTGCGGAAGCGGCACTCAGTCATTCTGCTCAAGAACGCGCCCGATCAGCCGCAAGAGAGTAG
- the dcd gene encoding dCTP deaminase — MILTDREIQIAIQTGAIIVDPDPDLSLYSSTSLDLTLDGRLTLFKEPKGGLAITIDPSDPKYNHEEILGETTSPHDIDAALGYDFKPGQMLLAWTREYVELKSQSRIAARVEGKSSLARLGIGIHLTAPTIHAGFSGQIRLEMVNHNKFPIKLRPGMKICQLIFEQTVGTPVRGYEGRFAGQTNAKKG, encoded by the coding sequence ATGATTTTGACTGACCGCGAAATACAGATTGCAATACAGACTGGCGCCATCATTGTTGATCCAGACCCAGATCTATCCTTATACAGCTCCACCAGTCTTGATTTGACGCTTGACGGAAGGCTAACTCTTTTCAAAGAGCCAAAGGGCGGATTGGCGATAACAATCGACCCTTCAGACCCCAAGTATAATCACGAAGAGATTCTGGGGGAGACTACTTCACCCCACGATATCGATGCCGCACTAGGCTATGACTTTAAGCCTGGCCAGATGTTGCTGGCATGGACCAGGGAATATGTCGAACTTAAGTCCCAATCGCGCATAGCAGCTAGGGTGGAGGGCAAGAGCTCACTTGCTAGGCTGGGGATAGGCATTCATCTGACAGCGCCTACCATTCATGCGGGTTTTTCCGGGCAGATACGGCTTGAGATGGTGAACCACAACAAATTTCCGATTAAACTTCGCCCCGGCATGAAGATATGTCAGCTTATCTTTGAACAGACAGTTGGCACGCCTGTACGAGGCTATGAGGGCCGGTTTGCCGGACAAACGAACGCGAAGAAGGGATAA
- a CDS encoding HAD family hydrolase, producing MISHISFDVWNTLVSPNPGHAPMRTKFLAACFDAEEAAVRNAYAEVKIWVNQHAIETGYAPSLFENIRLLMMRCNVHKDPSYIAKSFEDIFQICKPIVLDTTVRLIQALVEDGYTLSLGSNSSFISGRVVHDFLESTFGCVFRFGIYSDLLGYAKPKKTFFNKIIKSCDVAANNILHVGDHAICDLRGAQSAGIHGALLRRPEDIREVVNESISGVCAP from the coding sequence TTGATAAGTCACATTTCCTTCGACGTCTGGAACACTCTCGTATCGCCAAATCCCGGCCATGCGCCGATGAGGACCAAGTTTCTCGCGGCCTGTTTCGATGCGGAAGAAGCAGCTGTTAGGAATGCATACGCCGAGGTCAAGATATGGGTGAACCAACACGCGATTGAAACTGGGTACGCTCCATCCCTGTTCGAAAATATCCGTCTGCTTATGATGCGTTGCAATGTTCACAAAGATCCGAGCTACATCGCAAAGTCGTTCGAGGACATTTTTCAGATCTGCAAGCCAATTGTATTGGATACTACCGTGAGGCTAATCCAGGCGTTGGTCGAAGACGGATATACGCTGTCACTAGGCAGCAACTCGAGCTTTATTAGCGGCCGAGTGGTCCACGATTTTCTTGAGAGCACGTTTGGATGCGTGTTTCGGTTCGGAATTTATTCCGATTTGCTTGGATATGCAAAACCGAAGAAAACCTTCTTCAACAAAATCATCAAGTCGTGTGACGTTGCGGCCAACAACATCCTGCATGTCGGTGACCACGCGATCTGCGACCTGCGGGGTGCGCAGAGCGCCGGAATACATGGCGCCCTGCTGAGACGACCTGAAGACATTAGAGAGGTGGTGAATGAATCAATTTCAGGAGTTTGCGCTCCATGA
- a CDS encoding YecA family protein has translation MTHKSQGTAARPKLDDEAFEAFMRARRPVSPIWTMSGLDGYLTALIIGPKFIDPLEWIPELTGSEALDMPMETTAHQAVQTIVAEYNRISASLAETPEDHRPRFSRIDDRTFDAMDWHVSFLMGTGFSQKQWRPVIRGHAITGDIIAPIRKLSEATGPATQSDAAAVAEALVKIRSYFMPKRAKQQF, from the coding sequence ATGACACATAAGAGCCAGGGTACCGCCGCACGGCCGAAGCTCGACGACGAGGCGTTCGAAGCCTTCATGAGGGCGCGCCGTCCAGTATCTCCGATCTGGACGATGAGCGGCCTCGACGGCTATCTGACCGCGCTTATCATCGGTCCGAAGTTCATAGACCCACTCGAATGGATCCCGGAGCTCACCGGTTCAGAGGCCTTGGATATGCCGATGGAAACGACAGCGCACCAGGCCGTGCAGACCATCGTTGCGGAATATAACCGGATCTCCGCGAGCCTTGCCGAAACACCTGAGGATCACCGGCCGAGGTTCAGCAGGATCGACGACCGAACCTTCGATGCCATGGATTGGCACGTCAGCTTCCTGATGGGGACAGGCTTCTCGCAAAAGCAGTGGCGGCCGGTCATCCGCGGCCACGCCATCACTGGCGATATCATCGCGCCGATCCGCAAGCTCAGTGAAGCTACTGGACCGGCCACCCAATCGGACGCCGCAGCGGTCGCTGAAGCGCTCGTTAAAATCCGAAGCTACTTCATGCCAAAGCGAGCAAAGCAACAGTTCTGA
- a CDS encoding phosphoribosyltransferase family protein → MNQFQEFALHEFQSIEDAPFRPEQYSRLKFGCDEAAREMGYQIADAFFQKNAPALLNNRCLMISSPYNFVPNAATIMTMHLLNRLNSHMVDAKGKHVEYATVPRKISYVNDYGRLSGEHRKSLIAGDRFYFNSQHFEGRCLLFVDDVKITGTHENRLVELMHEQQLKNKTFFLYFARYTGDRPDIESEINFAAVKSIRDLNQIVAEPNHHMTARQIKYILTAAPSELYHDFLRFRSARYLKSLYFNCLHEGYYKIQEYETNIGVIRDAIDHSEGARKRLV, encoded by the coding sequence ATGAATCAATTTCAGGAGTTTGCGCTCCATGAATTTCAGTCGATCGAGGATGCACCCTTTCGACCGGAACAATATTCACGTCTGAAATTCGGTTGCGACGAAGCAGCTCGCGAGATGGGCTACCAGATTGCAGACGCGTTCTTCCAAAAAAACGCACCCGCTCTACTGAACAATCGCTGCCTGATGATTTCGTCGCCATATAACTTTGTCCCGAATGCAGCGACTATAATGACGATGCATTTGCTCAATCGCCTCAACAGCCACATGGTTGATGCCAAAGGCAAACACGTGGAATATGCGACTGTCCCACGAAAGATCAGTTATGTGAACGACTACGGACGCCTGTCAGGGGAACATCGCAAGTCATTGATCGCCGGTGATAGGTTCTACTTCAACTCGCAGCATTTCGAAGGTCGTTGTCTTCTGTTTGTCGACGACGTGAAGATCACTGGCACTCACGAAAACAGGTTAGTCGAGCTCATGCACGAGCAGCAGCTCAAGAACAAAACATTCTTCCTATATTTTGCTCGATACACGGGCGATCGTCCCGACATAGAGTCCGAGATAAATTTTGCTGCGGTTAAGTCAATCAGGGACCTGAATCAGATCGTTGCGGAGCCAAATCATCACATGACCGCTCGCCAAATCAAATATATTCTTACCGCAGCTCCAAGCGAGCTATATCACGATTTTTTAAGGTTCAGAAGCGCCAGATACCTTAAGAGCCTTTATTTCAATTGCTTGCACGAAGGATATTACAAAATTCAAGAGTATGAAACCAACATAGGTGTAATCCGCGACGCGATCGATCACTCGGAAGGCGCAAGGAAACGCTTGGTCTAA
- a CDS encoding glycosyltransferase, translating to MNIRAGAIFVSFDAVAVSGVTVEAFKVAKNLARNRIKSYLDLGYDIKIDKGKFNKPYDYEKEIYSDILTLVRVDDIDSVPYYNVSFIEHSHNILISGKTTVSSEEQEEIMLAISESSRQLAHRIVQLWEGLNISYVIVENGTLPENIIYTKALYLAIDAYGKRHGLGNFVIWRDHDLMWNSEKTVMKYGLAPYPDVVKPIKSNHITYITLNNHLKNKLEAWCHHEVEIKVKKNTYDFTRQGNYTNIRKNLSVRDNDILIARTTRIIPQKRIDRDIYLVHRLNQRFLQDCVDRKVFLVVAGDPHEDSTFYQELRALAKKLNIESFINFIGTLQHKYATAENNTITIDDLYYTCDLVSFLTSWDYDSYGNPIGEAISFQRCYITTSYEYYWEVYGQYGFEAPVMAISEERDGLPDEAFINDLYEFVNNKQRMNDVAMRNFCIGRQVLSDNVIDIMDFNSFEGDMRDNVFVSIVLPVYNESNRINDVLLSLFNQKTYRGMITHESYELIIVDNNSTDDSVEKINAFNAQNPLLDIHIIKETVQGVSSARKRGMDYASSRSKARDSRLGVQKKHYIVSADADCTVDPYWLHALIEKMVEENGDLGTCNYYYNEESFRHRPNLFREIQKTLRCRDMSFSLFGGFPDGKGFAVERTFYDKVGGIEIFYQLNNGRFVEHLSDDWDFGIRVIAWGGNPVYARDSRVEINSRRLDTILEEVITGTAYGQDGIIIMKDVRPDVGEQRPALCDTTPAQSQQVWFYSIKDYIPKNVVLPALLNPQILLENPAVREFFTGPVADRLYQRIREIKHESRIIDFKAIHAYKTPAYRLYFEFCNEIFSALRRAVGEDIGFPPPLPACFYVVKPEEFERFVYYFCEDRESGEAHNYFANGGVF from the coding sequence ATGAATATTCGTGCTGGAGCCATATTTGTATCGTTTGATGCTGTTGCTGTATCAGGAGTTACTGTAGAAGCATTCAAGGTAGCTAAAAATCTCGCACGGAATCGGATTAAATCCTATCTGGACCTTGGTTATGACATAAAAATAGATAAAGGCAAATTTAACAAGCCTTACGATTATGAAAAAGAGATTTATAGTGATATACTTACCCTGGTTCGTGTCGATGATATTGATTCCGTTCCGTACTACAATGTCAGTTTTATTGAGCACTCACACAATATTTTGATAAGTGGGAAAACGACCGTTTCTTCCGAAGAACAGGAAGAAATCATGCTTGCAATTAGCGAGTCGTCTCGACAACTAGCCCATCGAATTGTACAGCTATGGGAGGGGCTGAACATCAGTTATGTAATCGTTGAGAATGGAACACTTCCAGAAAATATAATTTACACCAAAGCACTTTATCTGGCGATTGACGCGTACGGGAAACGTCATGGACTGGGCAACTTCGTTATTTGGCGCGATCACGACTTAATGTGGAATAGTGAGAAGACCGTGATGAAATACGGCCTTGCACCATATCCTGACGTCGTCAAGCCTATCAAGTCCAACCACATAACATACATCACACTCAATAATCACCTAAAAAACAAGCTTGAGGCGTGGTGCCACCATGAAGTGGAAATCAAGGTTAAGAAGAATACCTATGATTTTACCAGACAGGGTAATTACACAAATATCAGAAAAAATCTGTCCGTACGTGACAACGATATTCTGATTGCTCGTACCACACGTATTATACCTCAAAAACGCATTGACAGAGATATTTATCTAGTCCATCGACTCAACCAGCGTTTTCTTCAGGACTGTGTCGACCGTAAAGTGTTTTTGGTTGTGGCAGGCGATCCTCATGAAGATAGTACTTTCTATCAGGAGCTGAGAGCCTTAGCTAAAAAACTAAACATCGAATCGTTTATTAATTTTATTGGCACACTACAGCATAAATATGCAACAGCAGAAAATAACACTATAACTATTGATGATTTATATTACACGTGCGACCTGGTATCGTTTCTTACCTCTTGGGATTACGACAGTTACGGAAATCCCATTGGCGAAGCGATTAGCTTCCAGCGCTGCTATATCACTACCAGCTACGAGTATTACTGGGAAGTTTATGGGCAATATGGATTTGAAGCGCCCGTTATGGCGATATCAGAGGAGCGGGATGGCCTGCCTGATGAAGCATTCATCAATGATCTGTACGAGTTTGTCAATAATAAGCAACGAATGAATGACGTTGCTATGAGGAACTTCTGCATTGGCAGGCAGGTACTGTCGGATAACGTAATTGACATTATGGACTTTAATTCTTTTGAAGGAGATATGCGCGACAACGTTTTTGTATCGATTGTGCTGCCGGTTTATAACGAAAGCAATCGTATTAATGACGTACTGCTCTCTCTGTTTAATCAGAAAACATATCGCGGCATGATTACTCATGAAAGTTATGAGCTGATTATTGTGGATAATAATTCAACGGACGATTCCGTTGAGAAAATTAACGCCTTCAATGCCCAAAATCCACTCTTGGATATTCATATTATCAAGGAAACCGTTCAGGGCGTCTCGTCCGCCAGAAAACGTGGCATGGATTACGCCTCTTCGCGCTCAAAAGCCCGTGACAGCCGCCTAGGCGTTCAAAAAAAACATTACATTGTTTCCGCAGATGCGGACTGCACGGTAGACCCTTACTGGCTGCACGCGCTGATTGAAAAAATGGTGGAGGAAAATGGGGATCTAGGCACCTGCAATTACTATTACAACGAAGAATCCTTCCGCCATCGCCCCAATCTTTTCCGGGAAATCCAAAAAACCCTGCGCTGTCGTGACATGTCGTTTTCGTTGTTCGGCGGCTTTCCGGACGGCAAAGGTTTTGCCGTTGAGCGCACTTTCTACGATAAAGTGGGCGGTATCGAAATTTTCTACCAGTTGAACAATGGCCGCTTTGTAGAACACCTCTCCGATGACTGGGACTTTGGGATCCGCGTAATCGCCTGGGGCGGCAACCCGGTTTACGCCCGGGATTCTCGAGTGGAAATTAACAGCCGGCGCCTCGATACCATCCTGGAGGAGGTGATCACCGGTACCGCCTACGGACAGGATGGTATCATCATCATGAAAGATGTGCGCCCGGATGTGGGAGAGCAAAGGCCAGCGCTGTGCGACACCACTCCCGCTCAGTCTCAGCAGGTCTGGTTCTACTCCATCAAGGACTACATTCCCAAAAATGTCGTGCTGCCTGCGTTGCTTAACCCGCAGATATTGCTGGAAAACCCCGCTGTGCGTGAATTCTTTACCGGACCGGTGGCTGATCGTTTGTACCAGCGAATCCGTGAAATTAAGCACGAATCGCGCATTATCGACTTCAAAGCGATCCATGCTTACAAAACCCCGGCATATCGGCTTTATTTTGAGTTCTGTAACGAAATTTTCAGTGCTTTGCGGCGCGCTGTTGGTGAAGATATCGGTTTTCCGCCGCCGTTACCGGCGTGCTTCTATGTGGTCAAACCGGAAGAATTCGAGCGCTTTGTCTACTACTTCTGCGAAGACCGTGAGTCTGGTGAAGCTCATAACTACTTCGCTAACGGCGGGGTATTCTGA
- a CDS encoding NAD-dependent epimerase/dehydratase family protein: protein MVNTALVTGGSGYFGQVLTEQLLEQGTHVRVFDLNLPDFSHPNLEFFKGTILDRNAVKQALSGIDKVFHNIAQVPLAKEIDLFWSVNSGGTQIIVDEAVATGIEKFVYTSSSAVFGAPELNPVTEKTEPNPAEDYGRAKLAGEFICKEAVQCHGLDVAIVRPRTVLGHGRLGVVQILFDWIERGLDIPVLGGGNNKYQLVHSDDLAWACIAASNVKGFATYNIGAAEFGTMRELLQVVIDNAGTGSRIKSIPMAPTALAANMASALGLSPLGPYHSLMYGRAIYFDISKAQKELGYAPKYSNSQMIIESYDWYQANRASLSKHGKSHHKSPVKQRLLALVPYLLRMIPG, encoded by the coding sequence ATGGTGAATACAGCTTTAGTTACCGGCGGCTCCGGATATTTCGGGCAAGTGCTGACTGAACAGTTGCTTGAGCAAGGGACTCACGTTCGGGTGTTCGACCTGAACCTTCCTGACTTCAGTCATCCTAATCTGGAATTTTTCAAAGGCACAATTCTTGACCGAAACGCGGTCAAGCAAGCACTTTCCGGAATAGACAAGGTGTTCCACAACATTGCGCAAGTTCCGTTGGCTAAGGAAATAGACCTCTTCTGGTCCGTTAACAGCGGCGGGACTCAGATCATTGTCGACGAGGCAGTCGCGACGGGAATCGAGAAGTTCGTCTATACGTCCTCAAGCGCTGTTTTTGGTGCGCCGGAATTGAATCCTGTAACAGAAAAGACAGAACCGAACCCGGCGGAAGACTATGGTCGCGCGAAACTCGCGGGAGAATTTATCTGTAAGGAAGCAGTGCAATGCCATGGCCTGGATGTGGCAATTGTGCGCCCTCGCACTGTTCTCGGACATGGCCGTCTGGGCGTCGTCCAAATCCTCTTTGACTGGATTGAACGGGGGCTCGATATTCCAGTGCTGGGTGGGGGCAATAACAAATATCAGCTCGTGCACTCGGATGATCTAGCATGGGCATGCATCGCAGCCTCGAATGTAAAAGGTTTTGCCACATACAATATCGGTGCTGCGGAGTTCGGTACCATGCGTGAACTTCTGCAAGTCGTAATCGACAATGCCGGAACGGGTAGCCGCATCAAATCCATCCCAATGGCCCCGACTGCCCTTGCGGCGAATATGGCAAGCGCGCTCGGCCTCTCTCCCTTAGGGCCATACCATTCGCTGATGTATGGGCGAGCAATTTATTTCGATATCTCAAAAGCTCAAAAGGAACTTGGTTATGCACCGAAATACTCAAATTCCCAGATGATTATTGAATCCTATGATTGGTATCAGGCAAATAGGGCGTCTCTCAGTAAGCACGGAAAATCACATCATAAGTCGCCGGTCAAACAGCGGCTGCTGGCATTGGTTCCCTACTTATTGCGGATGATCCCAGGATGA
- a CDS encoding omptin family outer membrane protease, giving the protein MFCEYFPSLKRLTRPASQQHGETGPSTAAARSVGKSEARQGVCEAEKIRANTEVLNEKRGQPTKPVIIRSVVTSSFLMTTPSFAAADDVLFSSDDGSFIFFGGIGVANIKAQEFVYDGDQKISQLNWESKGVTIFTVGVDAQIDNGWSLKGSVNFGTGGNGHMVDTDWDDRDDWSDRSIHPNTELGHYVGGAIELDRIIYRDDTTSIAVGAGYRYTDVKWTAYGGSGIYSSEGKFRDDHWKDPDWVRGISYRQKVPVGFLSLSGEHVVGDLTISGALQSGLSFGIKDIDNHWLRNNQYHDYMDPAPVIGATVAVNYALTPATSLYLSGSFDWVFFGSRGDMKVHDGETRKNEFEKDSAGATFQRTSISFGLKSRF; this is encoded by the coding sequence ATGTTCTGCGAATACTTCCCTTCCCTTAAGCGGCTCACGCGGCCTGCCTCGCAACAGCACGGCGAAACCGGTCCATCAACAGCAGCGGCTCGCTCCGTGGGCAAGTCTGAGGCCAGACAAGGGGTATGCGAGGCGGAGAAGATCAGGGCCAACACGGAGGTGCTGAACGAAAAACGCGGTCAGCCTACAAAGCCTGTCATCATCAGATCAGTGGTCACTTCGTCTTTCCTGATGACCACCCCGTCATTCGCCGCCGCCGACGACGTTCTGTTTTCCTCCGACGACGGCAGTTTCATCTTTTTCGGCGGAATCGGCGTTGCTAACATCAAGGCCCAGGAATTTGTCTATGACGGCGACCAGAAGATCAGCCAGCTGAACTGGGAGAGCAAGGGGGTGACCATTTTCACCGTTGGCGTCGACGCGCAGATTGATAACGGCTGGAGCTTGAAGGGCAGCGTCAACTTCGGCACCGGCGGCAACGGTCACATGGTCGACACCGATTGGGATGACCGGGATGACTGGAGCGACCGCTCAATTCATCCCAATACCGAGCTCGGCCACTATGTCGGCGGAGCGATCGAGTTGGACCGGATCATCTACCGCGATGATACCACCAGTATCGCGGTCGGCGCCGGTTATCGCTATACCGACGTCAAGTGGACTGCGTATGGCGGATCGGGCATCTATTCGAGCGAGGGAAAATTCCGAGACGACCACTGGAAGGATCCAGACTGGGTAAGAGGCATCAGCTACCGGCAAAAGGTTCCGGTTGGCTTCCTCAGCCTGAGCGGCGAGCACGTCGTGGGCGATCTCACGATCAGCGGCGCCCTTCAGTCCGGCTTAAGTTTCGGCATTAAGGACATCGACAACCACTGGCTTCGCAATAACCAGTATCATGACTACATGGATCCGGCGCCGGTGATCGGCGCCACTGTCGCTGTCAACTACGCGTTGACGCCGGCCACCTCGCTCTATCTGTCCGGGTCCTTCGACTGGGTGTTTTTTGGCAGCCGCGGCGACATGAAAGTGCACGACGGGGAGACACGCAAAAATGAATTCGAGAAGGATAGCGCCGGCGCCACATTCCAAAGGACGTCAATCTCCTTCGGGCTCAAAAGTAGATTTTGA